The segment GTACAAGAAAAGCACTTTGGCTGGCAAAATCGAGCAGTTGAAAGATCAAGCTAAGAATCTTGAAAAGGAAATCAAGAAGCTTCAAGGCGGTCAGATCAACGTTGACGAACTGGCAGGCAAAGCATTGGCCTTCAAATCTAAATCAGGTGCCGCTGGTAAGTTAATCCTTGCTGACGTTGCCGTCGATGACCGCGAAGTTCTTGCCAAGGTCACTGATGATCTTAAGAACAAGATCCAAAGCGGTATCGTTGTTGTCGTGGGTGTGGGTGACGGATCCAATCCAATCATCGTCAGCGTCTCTAAAGACATGGCTGGGGACCACAAGGCCGGAGACGTCCTTAAGGAAGTCGCAGCCCTTATGGGAGGCAAAGGCGGCGGTCGCCCTGACTTCGCTCAAGGTGCTGCTCCTGACAGAAGCAAGATCAACGACGCCTTCGCAAAGGTTAAATCACTTCTAGGCGTATAGGTACCCGCATAGGTACCTGCTTCCTTCTTATTTGATTTGGTACAAATTTGAGAAACAAAAAAGGAGATCGTAAAGCGATCTCCTTTTTTGTTTTTGAATGCACCTATTCGCATCAAAAGGAAGCAGGTACCTTCTATTGGCATTTCATTGAAGAAAAATTCTTAACGATATAACTGACCAGTCCGCGGAATGACTCCGCTTGGGTTCCACAGAAGTCCTTCAAACCCTTACCACAACCATCGAAGGACTCACCCAAATTGAGTTTCTGGCCATCGACAATAAGGCTTGCGTATCCGGGAGTGTAAGTTTGAGTGCAGAAGTCAGCAGCTCGGGTGTTGCTACAAAGATTGTAAGCCTTCGTATAAGACTGCAGTTCCGAAAGATCGGCGGCGCTAAGACAAGCTTGTTCGATAACCTGATTCTGTCCTTGTTGATCGATCAAGGTGATCTTGCCGCTGTCTACTTGAACGGTCAAAGGACCGTTGGATGTTGGAATCTCCACTGCTGTCACTGGCGATGTGGAGCTCTCGTCAGTTGAGCCATCCCCATTGATGGCATCTCCCGCCACCACAGGACTGATGTCACTTGAACTATTATATTCCGGTGCAAAACCGTTGCGACCGCAATTCTGGAATCCCAAAATGAGACAGCCAATAATAATTAAAGACCAGTTTTTCAACATCACCACTCCGATATTTCAGTATCGGCAATTCAATTGGGAACTTGACCAAGGTAGATAGGTTTCTCGCGATTTTTTAAAACTTTGCCGTCTAAATCGGGGTGTAAACAGGTTCGTCACTGCAATATTTGGATATAAGTTCGACGATCGTGCGCTTGCGAATAGGTTTTCCACAGTGTTCATCGGCCCCGACTGCCAAACTCTTCTCACGATCCTCTGTAAAATTATTAGCCGACACCACTACCACAGGAACCCTGGGAAGTCCTTGCTGGGACTCCATTTCACGCAACTTACGAATCGTGTCCAAACCCGAAATCTTCGGCATTTGCACATCCATGAAGATTAAATCGTACTGTTTCTCTGCGCACTTCTCGAGGCACTCTAAACCGTTATAGGCAGAATCAATTTCTAAATTCTCAACGGTTTTCATATAAGCTTTTAGCAGCTGATGATTCTCATCCATATCATCAACCAACAAAACTTTTTTGGTCTTTTTCGTTCCCTGAGGATATTCCTCAGACAACATCGGAAGAACTTGATACTCTTCCGTTCCTGGGACCCAAACTCCCGCGCCCCGAACCGGCAGATCGACATAAAATGAAAAGCTAGAGCCAATAAATTGAGTACTCTGACAAACCAGCTTGCCCCCCATAAGTTCAATAATTTTTTTGGAGATGCTCAAGCCTAATCCCGTTCCGCCAAAGCGCCGTGTGACCGATGAATCCTCCTGGCTAAACTCATCAAAAATTTGTTCCAGATTTTCACGGGCTATACCAATTCCGGTATCTTTAACTTCAAAACGAATGCGTCGTTTTCCCGGATCAGGAAGCTCTTCCAAGGATATAAGAAGATCCACGCGGCCGTGATCGGTGAACTTGACTGAGTTCCCCAATAGATTCAGAAGAACCTGCTTCAGACGCAAAGGATCGCCAGAGACATCAAAATCTATCTTTGGATAATGCACATGGAACTGCAAACCTTTGCGATAAATTGAAGGCATCACCAGCAGCTCTGTTTCGCGAACCAAATCACTCAACAAGAAGTCTTTCGACTCTAGCGACATCTTGCCCGCTTCAATTTTTGAGAAATCCAGAATGTGATTCAAAACCGTCAAAAGCGATTCGCCGGCACTCATCAATGAATTTACATACTCTTGTTGTTCAGAACTCAAGGCCGTCTCAATCAATAGATCCGCGGATCCCAGCATCGAATTCAATGGAGTTCGAATTTCATGGCTCATCGTCGATAAGAAAACGGACTTGGCTTTGGTTGCAGCTTCCGCCACATCCCGTGATCTTCGCAATTCTTCAAAGGCCGCTCTTTCTTTTTGAATCACATAGCGACCTGTAAAATAAAGCATCAAGGAACCAACGATATAGGTCACAAAAACCAAAACTAAGAGCACCAACAGACGACGATACAATCCAGCGTAAGCCTCGGACTTCTTCTGGTAAATGACAAGATTCCAAGCATGCCCTTTAATCTTCACCGGTTTTGCAAGAGTGATATAAGTTTCTCCGTCGCTTCCAGTAAAATCCTGAATACGATCTGCCATCACACTCATCGCTTTACTTGAAAGAAGCGGCATAGTTTTGAACTGATCCATGGTTGTTGGTTTCTCAAAGCGATAACCCAACATAGGCAAGTCACCATTCAACAGTGGCAAGACCGGACGACCAAACTCATCCACCACGATCAACCCGCCGGTACTTCCTAACTTAAAAGCTCCCAGGCGTCTGGCAATCTCTCCGGTCAGGGTATCAATACCAACTACGGCTTCAGTCTT is part of the Bdellovibrio svalbardensis genome and harbors:
- a CDS encoding ATP-binding protein yields the protein MQRKITFLHLFLLNHFVLTLIVLGVIGAYGTYLVNFEQRAVKERIDPQLVRETERLQSDFQAIESNVQKLKSVVEMFQYMPDGARAKNFKKFASESLAPHPIQFNAFVALGPQLAQKYFGRESYILTIHRNAAVVGSPKYLEASSFISEVFHTLGYDKDPAAQWWAINNSSPGMNYSDFYFDKGYMEKVMFSSTMGIYIDGKTEAVVGIDTLTGEIARRLGAFKLGSTGGLIVVDEFGRPVLPLLNGDLPMLGYRFEKPTTMDQFKTMPLLSSKAMSVMADRIQDFTGSDGETYITLAKPVKIKGHAWNLVIYQKKSEAYAGLYRRLLVLLVLVFVTYIVGSLMLYFTGRYVIQKERAAFEELRRSRDVAEAATKAKSVFLSTMSHEIRTPLNSMLGSADLLIETALSSEQQEYVNSLMSAGESLLTVLNHILDFSKIEAGKMSLESKDFLLSDLVRETELLVMPSIYRKGLQFHVHYPKIDFDVSGDPLRLKQVLLNLLGNSVKFTDHGRVDLLISLEELPDPGKRRIRFEVKDTGIGIARENLEQIFDEFSQEDSSVTRRFGGTGLGLSISKKIIELMGGKLVCQSTQFIGSSFSFYVDLPVRGAGVWVPGTEEYQVLPMLSEEYPQGTKKTKKVLLVDDMDENHQLLKAYMKTVENLEIDSAYNGLECLEKCAEKQYDLIFMDVQMPKISGLDTIRKLREMESQQGLPRVPVVVVSANNFTEDREKSLAVGADEHCGKPIRKRTIVELISKYCSDEPVYTPI